One region of Triticum aestivum cultivar Chinese Spring chromosome 6B, IWGSC CS RefSeq v2.1, whole genome shotgun sequence genomic DNA includes:
- the LOC123136201 gene encoding uncharacterized protein isoform X4, with translation MMSNSRGRMRSTTTAAAESSSNRRHSSRPWARFLRPPSCVTSPPTTPPCCTTASGRPPSPSCDGRDPVRRPCPCLTSRLPRHHPLAGGPRHSSCASTTSSSLGGGAHCLREAPRPLDPLLRSSIFWSAIYRFSLFCLFLSVWWWPWNPVDSWKLLDPIVILWFIRSYGSIDIQKTSSLPKMSSCSVICMPCCTSFINCKGELLILIWVSISLD, from the exons ATGATGAGCAACAGCAGAGGGAGGATGAGGagcacgacgacggcggcggcggagagcagCAGCAATAGGCGGCACAGCAGCAGGCCTTGGGCAAGATTCCTCCGACCCCCGTCCTGCGTCACCTCTCCTccgaccacgccgccgtgctgcacGACGGCAAGTGGGCGCCCGCCCTCCCCGTCCTGCGATGGCCGAGATCCAGTTCGTCGCCCTTGTCCTTGCCTTACCTCACGTCTCCCCCGCCACCACCCACTGGCAGGAGGCCCCCGCCACTCCTCTTGCGCCTCCACCACGTCGTCGTCACTGGGAGGAGGTGCTCATTGCCTCCGGGAAGCACCACGGCCACTGGATCCGTTGCTACGTTCGTCGATCT TTTGGTCCGCTATCTACAGGTTCTCGTTGTTCTG TTTGTTTCTTTCGGTTTGGTGGTGGCCTTGGAATCCTGTTGACTCTTGGAAACTGCTGGACCCTATTGTTATTCTTTGGTTCATAAG GTCATATGGTTCAATTGATATTCAGAAGACTTCTTCTTTGCCAAAGATGAGCTCTTGCTCGGTAATTTGCATGCCATGCTGCACATCATTTATAAACTGCAAAGGAGAGCTACTAATCTTAATATGGGTGAG CATCAGTCTAGATTGA
- the LOC123136201 gene encoding uncharacterized protein isoform X1, whose translation MMSNSRGRMRSTTTAAAESSSNRRHSSRPWARFLRPPSCVTSPPTTPPCCTTASGRPPSPSCDGRDPVRRPCPCLTSRLPRHHPLAGGPRHSSCASTTSSSLGGGAHCLREAPRPLDPLLRSSIFWSAIYRFSLFCLFLSVWWWPWNPVDSWKLLDPIVILWFIRSYGSIDIQKTSSLPKMSSCSVICMPCCTSFINCKGELLILIWHQSRLISHPAAIGYWQLTWKFIENLLCSEAKSYSAAPSTPSRFSEISKFERSIFRPEIFYLAKTSVHTAASLNFCF comes from the exons ATGATGAGCAACAGCAGAGGGAGGATGAGGagcacgacgacggcggcggcggagagcagCAGCAATAGGCGGCACAGCAGCAGGCCTTGGGCAAGATTCCTCCGACCCCCGTCCTGCGTCACCTCTCCTccgaccacgccgccgtgctgcacGACGGCAAGTGGGCGCCCGCCCTCCCCGTCCTGCGATGGCCGAGATCCAGTTCGTCGCCCTTGTCCTTGCCTTACCTCACGTCTCCCCCGCCACCACCCACTGGCAGGAGGCCCCCGCCACTCCTCTTGCGCCTCCACCACGTCGTCGTCACTGGGAGGAGGTGCTCATTGCCTCCGGGAAGCACCACGGCCACTGGATCCGTTGCTACGTTCGTCGATCT TTTGGTCCGCTATCTACAGGTTCTCGTTGTTCTG TTTGTTTCTTTCGGTTTGGTGGTGGCCTTGGAATCCTGTTGACTCTTGGAAACTGCTGGACCCTATTGTTATTCTTTGGTTCATAAG GTCATATGGTTCAATTGATATTCAGAAGACTTCTTCTTTGCCAAAGATGAGCTCTTGCTCGGTAATTTGCATGCCATGCTGCACATCATTTATAAACTGCAAAGGAGAGCTACTAATCTTAATATGG CATCAGTCTAGATTGATCTCCCACCCCGCGGCAATAGGATATTGGCAACTCACTTGGAAATTCATTGAGAATTTACTCTGTTCAGAAGCAAAATCATATTCCGCTGCTCCATCCACTCCGTCCag ATTTTCAGAAATATCAAAGTTTGAGAGAAGCATATTTAGGCCTGAAATTTTTTATCTTGCCAAAACTTCCGTGCATACAGCGGCTTCTTTGAATTTCTGCTTCTAG
- the LOC123136201 gene encoding uncharacterized protein isoform X3: MMSNSRGRMRSTTTAAAESSSNRRHSSRPWARFLRPPSCVTSPPTTPPCCTTASGRPPSPSCDGRDPVRRPCPCLTSRLPRHHPLAGGPRHSSCASTTSSSLGGGAHCLREAPRPLDPLLRSSIFWSAIYRFSLFCLFLSVWWWPWNPVDSWKLLDPIVILWFIRSYGSIDIQKTSSLPKMSSCSVICMPCCTSFINCKGELLILIWVRCVPKPTAKGTHTV, encoded by the exons ATGATGAGCAACAGCAGAGGGAGGATGAGGagcacgacgacggcggcggcggagagcagCAGCAATAGGCGGCACAGCAGCAGGCCTTGGGCAAGATTCCTCCGACCCCCGTCCTGCGTCACCTCTCCTccgaccacgccgccgtgctgcacGACGGCAAGTGGGCGCCCGCCCTCCCCGTCCTGCGATGGCCGAGATCCAGTTCGTCGCCCTTGTCCTTGCCTTACCTCACGTCTCCCCCGCCACCACCCACTGGCAGGAGGCCCCCGCCACTCCTCTTGCGCCTCCACCACGTCGTCGTCACTGGGAGGAGGTGCTCATTGCCTCCGGGAAGCACCACGGCCACTGGATCCGTTGCTACGTTCGTCGATCT TTTGGTCCGCTATCTACAGGTTCTCGTTGTTCTG TTTGTTTCTTTCGGTTTGGTGGTGGCCTTGGAATCCTGTTGACTCTTGGAAACTGCTGGACCCTATTGTTATTCTTTGGTTCATAAG GTCATATGGTTCAATTGATATTCAGAAGACTTCTTCTTTGCCAAAGATGAGCTCTTGCTCGGTAATTTGCATGCCATGCTGCACATCATTTATAAACTGCAAAGGAGAGCTACTAATCTTAATATGGGTGAG ATGTGTCCCTAAACCAACAGCTAAAGGAACTCATACAGTGTAA
- the LOC123136201 gene encoding uncharacterized protein isoform X2, with the protein MMSNSRGRMRSTTTAAAESSSNRRHSSRPWARFLRPPSCVTSPPTTPPCCTTASGRPPSPSCDGRDPVRRPCPCLTSRLPRHHPLAGGPRHSSCASTTSSSLGGGAHCLREAPRPLDPLLRSSIFWSAIYRFSLFCLFLSVWWWPWNPVDSWKLLDPIVILWFIRSYGSIDIQKTSSLPKMSSCSVICMPCCTSFINCKGELLILIWHQSRLISHPAAIGYWQLTWKFIENLLCSEAKSYSAAPSTPSRNIMADLWTASPQP; encoded by the exons ATGATGAGCAACAGCAGAGGGAGGATGAGGagcacgacgacggcggcggcggagagcagCAGCAATAGGCGGCACAGCAGCAGGCCTTGGGCAAGATTCCTCCGACCCCCGTCCTGCGTCACCTCTCCTccgaccacgccgccgtgctgcacGACGGCAAGTGGGCGCCCGCCCTCCCCGTCCTGCGATGGCCGAGATCCAGTTCGTCGCCCTTGTCCTTGCCTTACCTCACGTCTCCCCCGCCACCACCCACTGGCAGGAGGCCCCCGCCACTCCTCTTGCGCCTCCACCACGTCGTCGTCACTGGGAGGAGGTGCTCATTGCCTCCGGGAAGCACCACGGCCACTGGATCCGTTGCTACGTTCGTCGATCT TTTGGTCCGCTATCTACAGGTTCTCGTTGTTCTG TTTGTTTCTTTCGGTTTGGTGGTGGCCTTGGAATCCTGTTGACTCTTGGAAACTGCTGGACCCTATTGTTATTCTTTGGTTCATAAG GTCATATGGTTCAATTGATATTCAGAAGACTTCTTCTTTGCCAAAGATGAGCTCTTGCTCGGTAATTTGCATGCCATGCTGCACATCATTTATAAACTGCAAAGGAGAGCTACTAATCTTAATATGG CATCAGTCTAGATTGATCTCCCACCCCGCGGCAATAGGATATTGGCAACTCACTTGGAAATTCATTGAGAATTTACTCTGTTCAGAAGCAAAATCATATTCCGCTGCTCCATCCACTCCGTCCag GAACATCATGGCAGATCTGTGGACGGCATCACCACAACCATAG